In Candidatus Contubernalis alkalaceticus, the following proteins share a genomic window:
- a CDS encoding EFR1 family ferrodoxin (N-terminal region resembles flavodoxins. C-terminal ferrodoxin region binds two 4Fe-4S clusters.), whose product MICLSGSGLANNTKLHIGDGKDKMKLKLYYFTGTGNSLVVARNIGKEFAHAELISMPKLMCVGKEIVIAGDIIGFVFPIYFARPPAFIREFIQQAHFGDISYTFAVVNGGGLFGRALHQFSGLLKQKGISLNAGFLIGMPGNHPKIASIQRKSPEAHYAAATVKTKAIAQLVKAKQPGKLESKWGFLGHIIALTAFRKPYQLSLIKKLDSAYWVNDNCVQCGNCERICPMQNITDSQTKPRWHHNCINCAACYHYCASKAICLDKEDPSFRYKHPEVTAEDLIE is encoded by the coding sequence TTCTGGCTTGGCTAACAATACTAAGTTGCATATTGGAGATGGAAAAGATAAAATGAAACTCAAGCTCTATTATTTCACAGGAACCGGAAACTCACTGGTGGTTGCCCGTAACATAGGTAAAGAATTTGCTCATGCTGAATTGATCTCTATGCCAAAGCTTATGTGTGTGGGTAAAGAAATAGTTATAGCCGGCGATATAATCGGGTTTGTCTTTCCGATATATTTTGCCAGACCTCCAGCCTTTATCCGGGAGTTCATCCAACAGGCCCATTTTGGGGATATATCATATACATTTGCTGTAGTAAACGGTGGGGGTTTATTTGGCAGGGCATTGCATCAGTTTAGTGGGCTGCTTAAACAGAAAGGTATCAGTCTGAATGCAGGGTTTCTCATCGGTATGCCGGGCAATCATCCAAAGATTGCTTCGATACAACGTAAAAGCCCCGAAGCTCACTACGCGGCAGCAACTGTTAAAACAAAAGCAATTGCTCAACTGGTGAAGGCTAAACAACCAGGTAAGCTTGAATCAAAATGGGGGTTCCTGGGGCATATCATTGCCCTTACGGCTTTCCGAAAGCCATACCAGCTTTCTCTGATTAAAAAGCTTGATTCTGCCTACTGGGTCAATGATAATTGTGTGCAGTGCGGTAACTGTGAGCGCATTTGTCCGATGCAGAATATAACCGATTCTCAAACTAAACCAAGGTGGCATCACAACTGCATTAACTGTGCTGCCTGCTATCATTACTGTGCATCCAAAGCGATCTGCCTGGATAAAGAAGATCCCTCGTTTAGGTACAAACATCCCGAAGTTACAGCTGAAGACCTTATCGAGTAG